In Synergistaceae bacterium, the DNA window CGGCAATTTGCAGTAATATTCCACAGGCTGAAGCGTAGCAGGGTCGCGGTAAAGCCCGATATGACCGACTTTAGCATTCGGCACGAGCTGAAGTATTCCGTCAACCATTCCGAGACCGGCGCGGAGAACGGGAACTATTGCCATCTTTCTGCCCTCTATGGTTTTTACGGTTGTCTTCTCGATGGGAGTCTCCACTTCTTTTTCCGTAAGGGGAAGGCATCTTGTTACCTCGTAGACCATAAGCCCGGTGATTTCCTGCAGAAGCTCGCGGAACTGCTTTACGCTGGTGTTCTTGTCGCGGATTATTCCGACCTTGTGCTGTATAAGCGGGTGATTGAAGATTGTGATTTTCCCTCCGCCCTGAATTACGTTGAGGGTAGATTTCTCGACCTGCGATATATGATTGAGACGGCGCAAATGTCTGCCCCCCTCGAACGGAGTATCAAGCCATGTTGCGAGAATCGCGGGGACATCTTCCGGCTTTGTGGTTCTTCCGCCGAGTGCTATGACGTTGATGTCGTTGTGTGCTTTTGCTATGCGGGCATTTTCGGGAGTGTCGCAAGAGACAGCGCGGACTCCTGGGATTTTGTTGGCGGCGATAGAGATTCCGTAGCCGGTTCCGCAGAGGAGGACTCCTAAGTCGGCGGCCTCGTCCATTACCGCGCCTCCTACGCGGAATGCGGGGTCGGTGTAGCTGTCTTCGCTGTTGTACTCATACGCGCCAAGGTCAATGACTTCGATGTTCCGGGAGGACAGGTAATCAATTACCGCGCTTTTCAGGACAAAGCCGGCGTGGTCAGTTCCAAGTGCAATTTTCATGATGGGATTTACTCTCCTTTGCGGGAAATTTTGCCTCATATTATA includes these proteins:
- the upp gene encoding uracil phosphoribosyltransferase, with the translated sequence MKIALGTDHAGFVLKSAVIDYLSSRNIEVIDLGAYEYNSEDSYTDPAFRVGGAVMDEAADLGVLLCGTGYGISIAANKIPGVRAVSCDTPENARIAKAHNDINVIALGGRTTKPEDVPAILATWLDTPFEGGRHLRRLNHISQVEKSTLNVIQGGGKITIFNHPLIQHKVGIIRDKNTSVKQFRELLQEITGLMVYEVTRCLPLTEKEVETPIEKTTVKTIEGRKMAIVPVLRAGLGMVDGILQLVPNAKVGHIGLYRDPATLQPVEYYCKLPFDIEERDVFVLDPMLATGGSSADAIGLIKKRGAKKISLVCLIAAPEGIDRIHREHPDAEIYAAALDSHLNDHGYIVPGLGDAGDRLFGTR